The proteins below are encoded in one region of Struthio camelus isolate bStrCam1 chromosome 23, bStrCam1.hap1, whole genome shotgun sequence:
- the EDN2 gene encoding endothelin-2: MLSHPAGAALLALALCALLEDGMGHPPLNSHLAAAGAAHLRTKRCSCNSWLDKECIYFCHLDIIWVNTPGHTAPYGLGSPPRRRKRSLNRCECSHSRDSICATFCQAKPGYLQNVRLPASSGAAMKTLQSSGMRPSQHGLLRALRDLAISNLQFGKQQHRSQGNAQPTALPWKKNIWKKKR; this comes from the exons ATGCTCAGCcaccccgccggcgccgcgctgctGGCGCTCGCCCTCTGCGCCCTCCTGGAAGACG GTATGGGCCATCCTCCTCTGAATTCCCACCTTGCTGCAGCCGGTGCTGCACACCTGAGGACCAAGCGATGTTCCTGCAACAGCTGGCTGGATAAGGAATGCATTTACTTCTGTCACCTGGATATTATCTGGGTCAACACACCTGG acatACCGCTCCCTATGGCTTGGGAAGCCCGCCAAGGCGTCGCAAGAGATCACTGAACAGGTGCGAGTGCTCGCACTCAAGGGACAGCATCTGTGCCACCTTctgccaggcaaagcctgg GTACCTCCAGAACGTGAGGCTCCCAGCGAGCTCTGGAGCAGCGATGAAGACTCTGCAGAGCAGTGGCATGAGGCCTTCCCAGCATGGCCTGCTGAGAGCTCTCAG GGATCTTGCCATCTCCAATTTGCAGTTTGGCAAACAGCAGCACCGTTCTCAGGGGAACGCTCAGCCAACAGCTTTGCCTTGGAAGAAGAatatctggaagaaaaagagataa